A section of the Centroberyx gerrardi isolate f3 chromosome 8, fCenGer3.hap1.cur.20231027, whole genome shotgun sequence genome encodes:
- the rufy3 gene encoding protein RUFY3 isoform X1 yields MAEGDIPAPDLHLQSSEVSESLDASGRQYSQDENGHVDSPDETFSPTSVIYFKEALNSSNLRFTKTGSLSSSPVRHYEFQIERTKSKGKNPKDPIAIERLNLMNMAKLSIKGLIESALNLGRTLDSDYAPLQQFFVVMEHCLKHGLKTKKTFLGQNKSFWGALELVEKLTPEAGEITASVKDLPGLRTPLGRGRAWLRLALMQKKLSDYMKTIINRKDLLSEFYEPNALMMEEEGAVIAGLLVGLNVIDANLCMKGEDLDSQVGVIDFSMYLKDGGHSSKSAEGDGQITAILDQKNYVEELNRHLSASVNNLQAKVDALEKSNTKLTEELAVANNRIITLQEDVERVKEESSYQLESNRKALRSDSAADGQALGETRKQLKEETLLRLDVEKELEVQIGMKQEMELSMKMLEKDVCEKQDALVELRQQLDDLRSLNQQLTHKSQSSESSSKQKSEVIVRLEEKINQMAGTVKQLESRSKQAERERDLAVEANRLFKQEFGDKIESLQTEVEQLRKQRYNVELELRKERERRSEPHVDAASRQSSTPQRERKLLDDIRKESQAVRKENDQLHMGLDDKTSLSSSMSLSQHEDEQDESFLEISQPSICTMCEQEDSVQKIKKQCKNCSGVFCESCLANELPLPSSILPENVCDACYSQLLQQYASTPT; encoded by the exons ATGGCGGAGGGGGATATACCAGCACCAGACCTGCATCTGCAATCCTCGGAGGTTTCAGAAAGTTTGGACGCCTCTGGAAGACAATATTCCCAAGATGAAAATGGACACGTTGACAGTCCAGATGAGACTTTCTCTCCAACTTCGGTGATATACTTTAAAGAGGCTTTAAACTCTTCAAACTTAAGATTCACCAAGACGGGGTCATTATCTTCCAGTCCTGTCCGACATTATGAATTCCAGATTGAAAGAACGAAGTCAAAGGGCAAAA aTCCCAAGGACCCTATCGCAATCGAAAGGCTTAACTTGATGAACATGGCCAAATTGAGCATCAAGGGCCTGATTGAGTCTGCTCTCAACCTTGGACGCACACTAGACTCTGACTATGCACCGCTCCAGCAGTTCTTTGTCGTGATGGAGCACTGTCTGAAACATGGGTTGAAAA CCAAGAAGACCTTCCTGGGGCAGAACAAGTCGTTTTGGGGAGCGTTGGAGCTGGTGGAGAAGCTGACCCCCGAGGCAGGAGAGATCACTGCGAGTGTAAAAGACCTGCCTGGCCTCAG AACACCTCTAGGTAGAGGACGTGCCTGGTTACGACTGGCCTTGATGCAGAAGAAGCTCTCTGATTACATGAAGACCATCATCAATCGAAAGGACCTGCTCAG TGAATTCTACGAGCCAAATGCGttgatgatggaggaggagggagctgtGATTGCCGGGCTGCTCGTTGGACTGAACGTCATTGACGCCAACCTCTGTATGAAGGGAGAAGACTTGGATTCACAG GTTGGGGTGATCGATTTTTCAATGTACCTCAAAGATGGCGGACACAGTAGCAAGAGTGCAGAGGG TGATGGCCAGATCACAGCAATTCTTGATCAGAAGAATTATGTGGAGGAGCTGAACAGACATTTAAG TGCGTCCGTAAATAACCTGCAGGCCAAGGTGGATGCTCTGGAAAAGTCCAATACAAAGCTAACAGAGGAG CTTGCCGTGGCAAATAACCGGATCATCACCTTACAAGAAGACGTGGAGAGAGTAAAGGAGGAGAGCTCTTACCAGCTGGAGTCCAACAGGAAG GCATTAAGAAGTGATTCAGCAGCAGACGGACAGGCGCTGGGTGAAACACGCAAGCAGCTCAAAGAGGAAACTCTGCTTCGATTG GATGtggagaaggagctggaggtGCAGATCGGGATGAAGCAGGAGATGGAGCTGTCCATGAAGATGCTGGAGAAGGACGTCTGTGAGAAGCAGGACGCCCTGGTTGAGCTCAGACAGCAGCTGGATGACCTTCGCTCGCTCAACCAGCAGCTTACCCACAAGTCACAG AGCTCGGAGTCCAGCTCCAAACAGAAGAGCGAAGTCATCGTTCGCCTggaggagaaaataaaccagATGGCAGGGACGGTAAAACAGCTGGAGAGCAG ATCCAAACAGGCTGAGCGAGAGAGGGATCTGGCTGTCGAGGCCAACCGGCTCTTCAAACAAGAGTTTGGGGACAAAATCGAGAGTCTGCAGACGGAGGTGGAGCAGCTGAGGAAACAGAG gtataatgtggagctggagctgaggaaggagagagagcgaaggagTGAGCCGCATGTGGACGCTGCGTCCAGACAGTCCAGCACGccgcagagggagaggaaactCCTGGACGACATACGAAAA GAATCCCAGGCAGTCAGAAAGGAGAATGATCAGTTACACATGGGGTTGGACGACAAAACAAGTCTTAGCTCCAGCAT GTCCTTGTCGCAACATGAAGATGAACAG GACGAGTCATTCCTGGAAATCAGTCAGCCTTCCATCTGCACCATGTGTGAACAGGAGGACTCCGTTCAAAAGATCAAG AAACAATGCAAGAACTGCAGCGGCGTTTTCTGCGAAAGCTGCCTGGCCAACGAGCTGCCGCtgccctcctccatcctcccagAGAACGTGTGCGACGCCTGCTActctcagctgctgcagcagtacgcCTCAACCCCAacttga
- the rufy3 gene encoding protein RUFY3 isoform X2: MAEGDIPAPDLHLQSSEVSESLDASGRQYSQDENGHVDSPDETFSPTSVIYFKEALNSSNLRFTKTGSLSSSPVRHYEFQIERTKSKGKNPKDPIAIERLNLMNMAKLSIKGLIESALNLGRTLDSDYAPLQQFFVVMEHCLKHGLKTKKTFLGQNKSFWGALELVEKLTPEAGEITASVKDLPGLRTPLGRGRAWLRLALMQKKLSDYMKTIINRKDLLSEFYEPNALMMEEEGAVIAGLLVGLNVIDANLCMKGEDLDSQVGVIDFSMYLKDGGHSSKSAEGDGQITAILDQKNYVEELNRHLSASVNNLQAKVDALEKSNTKLTEELAVANNRIITLQEDVERVKEESSYQLESNRKALRSDSAADGQALGETRKQLKEETLLRLDVEKELEVQIGMKQEMELSMKMLEKDVCEKQDALVELRQQLDDLRSLNQQLTHKSQSSESSSKQKSEVIVRLEEKINQMAGTVKQLESSEKHLVKQARNLNSAAGKLLQMQP, encoded by the exons ATGGCGGAGGGGGATATACCAGCACCAGACCTGCATCTGCAATCCTCGGAGGTTTCAGAAAGTTTGGACGCCTCTGGAAGACAATATTCCCAAGATGAAAATGGACACGTTGACAGTCCAGATGAGACTTTCTCTCCAACTTCGGTGATATACTTTAAAGAGGCTTTAAACTCTTCAAACTTAAGATTCACCAAGACGGGGTCATTATCTTCCAGTCCTGTCCGACATTATGAATTCCAGATTGAAAGAACGAAGTCAAAGGGCAAAA aTCCCAAGGACCCTATCGCAATCGAAAGGCTTAACTTGATGAACATGGCCAAATTGAGCATCAAGGGCCTGATTGAGTCTGCTCTCAACCTTGGACGCACACTAGACTCTGACTATGCACCGCTCCAGCAGTTCTTTGTCGTGATGGAGCACTGTCTGAAACATGGGTTGAAAA CCAAGAAGACCTTCCTGGGGCAGAACAAGTCGTTTTGGGGAGCGTTGGAGCTGGTGGAGAAGCTGACCCCCGAGGCAGGAGAGATCACTGCGAGTGTAAAAGACCTGCCTGGCCTCAG AACACCTCTAGGTAGAGGACGTGCCTGGTTACGACTGGCCTTGATGCAGAAGAAGCTCTCTGATTACATGAAGACCATCATCAATCGAAAGGACCTGCTCAG TGAATTCTACGAGCCAAATGCGttgatgatggaggaggagggagctgtGATTGCCGGGCTGCTCGTTGGACTGAACGTCATTGACGCCAACCTCTGTATGAAGGGAGAAGACTTGGATTCACAG GTTGGGGTGATCGATTTTTCAATGTACCTCAAAGATGGCGGACACAGTAGCAAGAGTGCAGAGGG TGATGGCCAGATCACAGCAATTCTTGATCAGAAGAATTATGTGGAGGAGCTGAACAGACATTTAAG TGCGTCCGTAAATAACCTGCAGGCCAAGGTGGATGCTCTGGAAAAGTCCAATACAAAGCTAACAGAGGAG CTTGCCGTGGCAAATAACCGGATCATCACCTTACAAGAAGACGTGGAGAGAGTAAAGGAGGAGAGCTCTTACCAGCTGGAGTCCAACAGGAAG GCATTAAGAAGTGATTCAGCAGCAGACGGACAGGCGCTGGGTGAAACACGCAAGCAGCTCAAAGAGGAAACTCTGCTTCGATTG GATGtggagaaggagctggaggtGCAGATCGGGATGAAGCAGGAGATGGAGCTGTCCATGAAGATGCTGGAGAAGGACGTCTGTGAGAAGCAGGACGCCCTGGTTGAGCTCAGACAGCAGCTGGATGACCTTCGCTCGCTCAACCAGCAGCTTACCCACAAGTCACAG AGCTCGGAGTCCAGCTCCAAACAGAAGAGCGAAGTCATCGTTCGCCTggaggagaaaataaaccagATGGCAGGGACGGTAAAACAGCTGGAGAGCAG TGAGAAACATTTGGTGAAGCAGGCCAGAAACCTGAACTCAGCTGCAGGGAAGCTGCTTCAGATGCAGCCGTAG